Proteins encoded within one genomic window of Formosa agariphila KMM 3901:
- a CDS encoding ABC transporter permease, which translates to MILYLRLFKESFAFALNALRNNRLRTFLSLLGVTIGIFSIIAVLAAVDSLDQSIKSQLSGLDKNTIYLTKYSFGPTEVPRWQRDNYPQTENDDYEFVKRNIPDIKSSAYIIFGNSETIKYQNNSISNVDVTPASYGIYEIEDLKIGEGRFYTESESSTGAPVIVIGSELAKNLFENEQPIGKQVRIYGRKVTVIGVLKKVGSSFFDSPDEKAYLPSNFVRQFTNGGSDGIPGAITIKPEAGVDIDAFEQVLKQKFRVYRGLKADEPDNFFVNKLSGMTDAIDNIIGVMNLVGWVISGFSLLVGGFGIANIMFVSVKERTNLIGIQKSLGAKNRFILFQFLFEAIILAVIGGLIGLAFVWLVSLIASQFVDDFEFILSFKNMFLGFSLSTLIGLISGVLPAISASKLDPVEAIRTGM; encoded by the coding sequence ATGATCTTATATTTAAGACTTTTTAAAGAAAGTTTTGCATTTGCCTTAAATGCTTTACGAAACAATAGGTTAAGAACATTCTTATCCTTGTTGGGCGTAACTATTGGTATTTTCTCGATTATAGCGGTTTTAGCTGCGGTCGATTCTTTAGATCAAAGTATCAAGAGTCAGTTATCGGGTTTAGATAAAAATACCATTTACCTAACAAAATATTCTTTCGGACCAACAGAAGTACCAAGATGGCAACGCGATAATTACCCGCAGACCGAAAATGACGATTACGAATTTGTGAAGCGAAATATTCCAGATATAAAATCGAGTGCTTATATTATTTTTGGAAATTCTGAAACCATAAAATACCAAAATAACTCAATTAGTAATGTAGATGTAACGCCGGCATCTTATGGAATTTATGAGATTGAAGATTTAAAAATAGGCGAGGGGCGGTTTTATACCGAATCTGAATCGTCTACAGGTGCTCCAGTAATTGTAATTGGTTCCGAATTGGCAAAAAATTTATTCGAGAATGAACAGCCAATTGGTAAACAAGTCCGTATTTATGGTAGAAAAGTAACCGTAATTGGAGTGCTTAAAAAAGTGGGGTCGTCCTTTTTCGATTCTCCAGATGAAAAAGCCTATTTGCCTTCAAACTTTGTAAGACAATTCACTAATGGTGGTTCAGACGGTATTCCTGGCGCGATAACTATTAAGCCTGAAGCAGGAGTAGATATCGATGCTTTTGAACAAGTTTTAAAACAGAAATTTAGAGTGTATAGAGGTTTAAAAGCCGACGAACCAGATAATTTTTTCGTCAATAAATTGTCGGGAATGACAGATGCAATTGATAATATTATTGGAGTAATGAATTTAGTTGGTTGGGTAATAAGCGGATTCTCTCTATTGGTTGGTGGGTTTGGTATTGCTAATATTATGTTTGTAAGTGTAAAAGAACGAACTAACCTTATTGGAATTCAGAAGTCTTTAGGTGCTAAAAACCGATTTATATTATTTCAGTTTTTATTCGAAGCAATTATTTTGGCGGTTATTGGAGGATTAATCGGACTTGCTTTTGTCTGGCTTGTGTCGCTAATAGCATCTCAATTTGTAGATGATTTTGAGTTTATATTATCATTCAAAAATATGTTTCTCGGATTTTCTTTATCTACATTAATCGGATTAATTTCAGGAGTTTTACCTGCAATTTCTGCATCTAAATTAGACCCTGTAGAAGCGATACGAACTGGAATGTAA
- a CDS encoding GAF domain-containing protein, with product MSLASLKPQVETILTQTEKTLDERLFAVCELLDQNVSYYNWVGFYFKNGDKNELKLGPYVGAPTDHTIIPFGKGICGQVAVSNENFVVPDVAAQDNYIACSITVKAEIVVPLFVNGENVGQIDIDSNTPDPFTAEDERFLEFVCAEVAKQLE from the coding sequence ATGTCTTTAGCCTCTCTAAAACCTCAAGTGGAAACTATTTTAACTCAAACAGAAAAAACTCTAGACGAACGTTTATTTGCTGTTTGTGAATTACTAGACCAAAACGTATCGTATTACAATTGGGTTGGATTCTACTTTAAAAATGGTGATAAAAACGAACTAAAACTTGGTCCTTATGTAGGCGCACCTACAGATCATACTATTATTCCTTTCGGAAAAGGAATTTGCGGACAAGTGGCTGTTAGTAATGAAAATTTTGTAGTTCCAGATGTTGCTGCACAAGATAACTATATTGCTTGCAGTATTACTGTTAAAGCAGAAATTGTTGTGCCTCTTTTTGTTAATGGCGAAAATGTAGGTCAGATAGATATCGACTCGAATACACCAGACCCCTTTACTGCAGAAGACGAGCGGTTCTTAGAATTTGTTTGTGCAGAAGTCGCTAAACAACTCGAATAA
- the xrtF gene encoding exosortase family protein XrtF, producing MKTLFKTYKPVIRFIVTFLAVYFIMSLGYKWYLDVSKTTHYQPDYITYQVAEQTQVLLNVLGFKSSIALQEGEQWVRLYLNDIYIVRVIEGCNAISVIILFIAFIVAFASTIKKTVMYILAGTVLIYLVNVLRIAIISIGLYYYPESEHLIHGVVFPLIIYGMVFLLWVYWVNNFVKLKKKNAEHSAV from the coding sequence TTGAAAACTTTATTTAAAACATATAAACCTGTAATTCGCTTTATAGTCACGTTTTTAGCGGTGTATTTTATAATGTCTTTAGGTTATAAATGGTATTTAGATGTGTCGAAAACTACACACTATCAGCCTGATTATATTACGTACCAAGTTGCCGAACAAACACAGGTGTTATTAAATGTGTTGGGATTTAAGTCTAGCATTGCCTTGCAAGAAGGTGAGCAATGGGTAAGATTGTATTTAAACGATATTTATATTGTTCGTGTTATTGAAGGGTGTAATGCAATAAGTGTTATCATCCTTTTTATAGCGTTTATTGTTGCATTTGCTTCTACGATTAAAAAAACGGTAATGTATATTTTAGCAGGAACAGTTTTAATATACCTTGTAAATGTATTGCGTATTGCCATAATTTCTATCGGACTCTATTATTATCCGGAGTCGGAACACTTAATACACGGCGTTGTATTTCCTTTAATTATTTACGGTATGGTGTTTTTATTATGGGTGTACTGGGTGAATAATTTTGTAAAACTTAAAAAGAAAAATGCAGAACATTCAGCGGTATAG
- a CDS encoding exosortase F system-associated membrane protein, with protein sequence MQNIQRYSLIGLLFIGLVLIRAFEADLFYDPFLEFFKNDYLFLDAPIFNICKLIAFTSLRYFLNTVLSLGIIYFAFKNTDVLKFSAIFYGIAYVILILVFLVLVLDAKQDNYFILFNIRRFLIQPLLLLLLLPAFYYQKQIKN encoded by the coding sequence ATGCAGAACATTCAGCGGTATAGTCTAATAGGTTTATTATTTATCGGGCTAGTTTTAATAAGAGCTTTTGAAGCTGATTTGTTTTACGATCCCTTTCTAGAATTCTTTAAGAATGATTATTTGTTTCTAGACGCGCCTATTTTTAATATATGTAAACTCATTGCTTTTACAAGCTTACGTTATTTTTTAAATACAGTATTGTCGTTAGGTATTATTTACTTTGCGTTTAAGAATACAGACGTATTAAAGTTTTCGGCAATATTCTATGGGATAGCTTACGTTATTCTAATTCTGGTATTTTTGGTTCTAGTGTTAGATGCAAAACAAGACAATTACTTCATTTTATTTAATATTCGCAGATTTTTAATTCAACCCCTGTTATTGTTATTGCTCTTGCCTGCATTTTATTATCAGAAACAAATTAAAAATTAA
- the groL gene encoding chaperonin GroEL (60 kDa chaperone family; promotes refolding of misfolded polypeptides especially under stressful conditions; forms two stacked rings of heptamers to form a barrel-shaped 14mer; ends can be capped by GroES; misfolded proteins enter the barrel where they are refolded when GroES binds): MAKDIKFDIEARDGLKRGVDALANAVKVTLGPKGRNVIIGRSFGAPVVTKDGVSVAKEIELEDALENMGAQMVKEVASKTNDLAGDGTTTATVLAQAIVKEGLKNVAAGANPMDLKRGIDKAVEAIVADLAKQTQQVGDSSEKIKQVAAISANNDDVIGDLIAMAFGKVGKEGVITVEEAKGTDTYVDVVEGMQFDRGYLSPYFVTDSEKMITDLDNPYILLYDKKVSTMKDLLPVLEPVAQSGKPLLIIAEDVDGEALATLVVNKLRGSLKIAAVKAPGFGDRRKAMLEDIAILTGGTVISEERGFTLENATIDMLGTAERITIDKDNTTVVNGSGDSEMIKNRVNQIKSQIEATTSDYDKEKLQERLAKLAGGVAVLYVGAASEVEMKEKKDRVDDALHATRAAVEEGIVAGGGVALVRAKAVLAAITTENLDETTGIQIVARAIEAPLRTIVENAGGEGSVVVSKVLEGEGNFGYDAKTEQYVDMLASGIIDPKKVTRIALENAASVSGMILTTECALIDIKEDSPAMPPMGGGMPGMM; this comes from the coding sequence ATGGCAAAAGATATTAAATTTGATATTGAAGCACGCGACGGTTTAAAACGTGGTGTAGATGCTTTAGCGAATGCAGTAAAAGTAACATTAGGACCAAAAGGTCGTAACGTAATTATCGGACGTTCTTTCGGAGCACCAGTAGTAACTAAAGATGGTGTTTCTGTAGCTAAAGAAATCGAATTAGAAGACGCTTTAGAAAATATGGGCGCACAAATGGTAAAAGAAGTTGCTTCTAAAACCAACGATTTAGCTGGAGACGGTACAACTACCGCTACCGTTTTAGCTCAAGCTATAGTTAAAGAAGGACTTAAAAATGTTGCCGCAGGTGCAAATCCAATGGATTTAAAACGTGGTATCGATAAAGCTGTTGAAGCTATCGTTGCAGATCTTGCAAAACAAACACAACAAGTAGGAGATTCTTCAGAAAAAATTAAACAAGTTGCTGCTATTTCTGCAAATAACGACGATGTTATTGGTGATTTAATTGCAATGGCATTTGGAAAAGTTGGTAAAGAAGGTGTTATTACTGTAGAAGAAGCTAAAGGAACAGATACGTATGTAGATGTTGTAGAAGGTATGCAGTTTGACAGAGGATATTTATCGCCTTATTTCGTTACTGACAGCGAAAAAATGATTACCGATTTAGATAATCCTTACATCTTATTATACGACAAAAAAGTATCTACAATGAAGGATTTATTACCAGTGCTTGAGCCAGTTGCTCAGTCAGGTAAACCTTTATTAATTATTGCTGAGGATGTAGACGGAGAAGCGCTTGCTACTTTAGTAGTAAACAAATTACGTGGATCACTTAAAATTGCTGCTGTAAAAGCTCCAGGATTTGGTGACAGACGTAAAGCTATGTTAGAAGATATTGCAATCTTAACTGGTGGTACAGTAATTTCTGAAGAAAGAGGATTTACTTTAGAAAATGCTACAATCGACATGTTGGGTACTGCAGAACGCATTACTATAGATAAAGATAATACTACTGTTGTTAATGGTTCTGGTGATTCAGAAATGATTAAAAACCGTGTGAATCAGATTAAATCTCAAATCGAAGCAACTACAAGTGATTACGATAAAGAGAAACTTCAAGAACGTCTTGCTAAATTAGCAGGTGGTGTAGCTGTACTTTATGTAGGTGCTGCTAGTGAAGTTGAAATGAAAGAGAAAAAAGACCGCGTAGATGATGCTTTACATGCAACAAGAGCTGCTGTAGAAGAAGGTATCGTTGCTGGTGGTGGTGTTGCTTTAGTAAGAGCAAAAGCTGTACTTGCAGCCATTACTACTGAAAACTTAGACGAAACTACAGGTATCCAAATTGTAGCACGTGCAATTGAAGCGCCTTTAAGAACTATTGTTGAAAATGCAGGTGGCGAAGGAAGCGTAGTGGTTTCTAAAGTATTAGAAGGTGAAGGAAACTTTGGTTACGATGCTAAAACTGAACAGTATGTGGACATGCTTGCTTCAGGAATTATCGACCCTAAAAAAGTAACACGTATTGCATTAGAAAATGCTGCTTCTGTTTCTGGAATGATTCTTACTACAGAATGTGCATTAATAGACATTAAGGAAGATTCTCCTGCTATGCCTCCAATGGGTGGTGGTATGCCAGGTATGATGTAA
- a CDS encoding co-chaperone GroES, with the protein MSKVNIRPLADRVLVEPLPAETQTASGLFIPDSAQEKQHKGTVVAIGTGKKDEPLTVKIGDTVLYGKYSGSELKLEGTDYLMMREEDIMAII; encoded by the coding sequence ATGAGTAAAGTAAACATCAGACCACTTGCAGACCGCGTTTTAGTAGAACCACTTCCTGCAGAAACTCAAACAGCATCAGGATTATTTATTCCAGATTCAGCTCAAGAGAAACAACACAAAGGTACCGTTGTTGCTATAGGCACAGGTAAAAAAGATGAACCACTTACTGTAAAAATTGGAGACACTGTACTTTACGGAAAGTACTCTGGTTCAGAATTGAAATTAGAAGGAACAGATTACTTAATGATGCGTGAAGAAGACATCATGGCAATTATCTAA